TATATCTTTTGATCGTTCCATTTTGGAAAAAGCAGCACATCCATCTTTAATGTCACAGAAAGAAAACTTGTAACTCTACTACTTTTAATCTTTATCTTTGAGAAAGACGCTGTTAAATCACTGAGCATCCATTGATTGTAAAAATGGAGAACTACCAAATTTAGTGTCATCCTATCCCATGAAAACACCCAAACCACCAGGCTGTAACCTGCTAACTGTGTGTGCATCTTCTCCAAAACACATCAGAATATCAATGCCTTTGTTACAATAAAAGCACAGAAGCAGCTGGTACATTTAAACTCTGCTCATAATGACGCTGCATTACTTATTTTTACAGGTCAGCTGCATTGTGGAAAGCACAACTTTCTTATGAAGATATAAAGAATTAATCCCAAACAGAGTTAACAAGCTGGAGAAAGAGCAGTGAGAAGTTACCTGCAACACAAGTTCCTGTTCCTCAAGCTCCTGAGTCTTAGCGATCAGTCGCTTCTGTAAGGCCTGAAtcttctggatgagctggtatTTGCTGGGGTCGCTGCCCTGCGGGAGTCATGTCCAAACCAGACATAAAACTAGTCCTTCTTGTAACAGACATGATGAAAAGGTGAACTCAAACAGACCCATACAGATAAGCTACTAGACAACAACCCCCTCACCTCCAGTCGCCTCCATCTGTGAATATTTATGGGCTTCAGCTGTTCCTCCAGTACGCTGTTCCTGGTTCTCTCTCTGAGCAGCTGTTTCTGCAGGTGGAACAGCTCCTGCCTGCAGCGCAGCATCTCATCATTTTAATTCTTATGATATTACAGTGATTCTGCATGTAGGGTTTCAGCTGATGAAACATTtgtcttttagtttttctgtggaGGATTCAGCTTGTGCTCTTTCTCCTGTCTGTTTAGATCACTGATAACAGTCTCAGACAGGTATGATCATTAGTTTCCAAGTGAGTCTAATTAAAGAGACACTACACATTATTAAGCCAGTCCCAGTTTTCGTGCAGTCTGGAGAGAAAGAAGGATTTTTCTGCAGATGTAAAGCGTGAAATAGCACAATGACTCATGCAAGAAAACATTGGATATTTGACTAAAACTTAAGTGAGATCATCATACTGGTtcagataaataataatttggAGTACTGCGTATATTTGAAGTTCCcataaaaaatagattaaaaatatttctattgaAGAAACAAAATTGGGAACTAAAAAATTTAAAGGCCGTTATTAAATACTGCTACTCTATCTCTTCTCAACTTGCTCCTTTCCTCTttaaatcttccttttctactCTACACCTCATCTCGCCCTGTGTGCCTGATGTCTGCATGCTGCTGTCCTCCACCTTCACTCCTCTCCTGACCcagtttgcttttctttacCTCAGCTCCTCAGTGTTGGGTAAACTCTTGTTCAGGATGCTCTTCTTGCGTCGGAGCCTTCTGATCTCCAGCTTGAGCAGGTGGATGTCTTCCAACCTCTGGTTGTAGTGGAAGTCCCCCTTGCTCAGGATTGACTCCTGGATCCGGATCTTCTCATAGAGCAGCGTCCGCTCATCATTAcgatgcagcagctgtttgccCAGGCTGTCCCGCTCTCTGATCACCTTCAGAACGACATATCAGACCTTAGTCTCCGTTATCATCTTTCTCTTCCTGTCCTCGTTCTTCTTCTTTACCTGCTCCAGCTGTTTCTTCAGTTGGGTCTGCTCGCTCTCTGTGTTGACGATTATCTTCTGCAGTTTCTGCTGTTCTGCTCTTTGACTTTCAACACGCTGCTTTGTTTCTTCTAGCTGCAGCTTTATTGACTGCAGCTCGACCTGTCGACGAATAGAGAGACGGTTAGAGATGTAGACCAACATTAGATCACCCTAAACCCTAGATGTGCTAATGTACATGCTGCTTTGTTGCTGTTCTTTGGAATGAAGCATCAGTTCAGCTGCCATATTGGTTTGGAAGAAGCTCCACTTAGGAATGCTTGAAATTTCTTTAAGACAGCTTAATATTAAGCTTAATATTAATAAGCCAAGGGtcaaagctaatttaaaatgaacagaagcaacgtgaaaaacaaaagaatcgAGAGTTGAAATTCTTCATGGAAATCATGGACAGCAAGTCCTCCGGACCAAAGAAGAGAGGGTCCTCTGGCTTGTTATCAGCGCTCAGTTCAAAAGCCTCCTGATGGGGGGGtgcattaataaaaaacatgatttagGACTTTTCTCATCTTGGAAAAAACCTGTTCACATTGCTGCCTTCTGGGAAGGACACGGGTCCATTAGGGCCTTCCCTTCCAGattaatgaacattttctaCCAAAGTGCCATTAAAGAATTCCACACTTAGTCctagaactgtccaacacattatgATCAATGATGTGTTGCGatcatatatgtttttataGCTTTATTTATGACCAGCGTTTGTTGTTTTCCAACCACAAGGAGGTGTGTGTGGTTTCTGTTGTTTAtctgtgcaatgacaataaaggcttttaATTCTTAATTCAGCAGAACTGCAGCTTACACATGTGGAAAGGCTCCATCAGTGCTGAGAGGATTTAGATGTCATTCTTTAGGAAGAAACTACAGACACAGATTCACCATAAGACTTGCGTGTttacacacaaagtcagaataGGCTACACagccaaataaattaatataattcctcacactggaactttaatttcttttaaagtttttttttttattgctttctgcaaTAACAGGTGCTATAACAGCACCTTAAGGGCTTCATTGTCTTTCTCTAAGCGCTTGTGTTCCTGCTGATCTTTGGCCAAGGCCTGCTCCTTCCCACTGATCTCATCTCTCAGCCGGGTAACCTGGTTGTTCATAGTCTTTATCTTTCTCTTCATCTCTGCAATCTCCTCCTAAAGCAGAGAAACAGGCGGACAAAAGAAGGAAGGGAAgtaaactgtgattaaaaaacaagaaactggATGAAGTCAAAAAGTCACACAGAGGCATAAACTTAAACTGAAAGCATAATTACTGTCCTTCTCTTCACTCTTCTAAAGCAGAGGTGTctaaagtcggtcctcgagggcctcAGTCCAgcaggtcttagatgtttcctgctccaacacacttgactcaaattaaatgactcttctcaacagcttgttgcaggaaacatccaaaaactGGAGGAAAGCCCCCCACAAGCACTGACTTTGGACACTACCGTTCAAATAACGCCATCTCTTCTACCGACAGGAGAATATTTCAGGGGAAACTGttcacacatttagctgtgttgcttaTTTTACAGAAGTACGATCCTCACAAGTTATACTTCGTAGTAAAGGTGACTAAACAGGCTTTTCAATTTTGTATAAAAACACTACCATTTGGTATTATTATAAGGGACAAATAattaaccaaacacaaatttcgtTTCTTTGTGTATTAAATTTATACCAAATGCTGTCCTGCTTATTAAATgagttaaattaatttgatttaaataattaaacctGAGGTGGAATGCGTTACTTGAACTTTTAGTCTAATAACTAACTAATACTAACTAACGGTTTAATGACTATGTCTGTAGCAATTCTTACCTGAGCCTCTATGAGGTTTTTGCTGTAGAGGTTCCTTTCAGATACAACGGactccagcaggttttcctgcTGTTTAAATTTGCTCTCTGCCTCAGTCACTTTCTTCCTCCAGTCAAATATTTCTGTCTCTCTCACTTCAACATCGTTCACtttttgttgcacctgttgaGAGGAGAGAGGTTTCCTTCTGTCAGAACAAGATATGCtgtaacacaaaaaaataaccaCAACACTTTGCCTTCTGCATGAGGCTGCTGGTCTCGTTGATGTAGCGGTCGCGCTCTTTTTCCAGCTGTTGGATGATCTTGCGTTGCTTTTGAGCCTCCTGGCGGTAACCGCTTATCTCATGCTCCAAGGTCTTCTTGTCCTGCTCCAGAAGCTTCACAAGGTTCTGCTGTTTCTCAGTCGACTGCACAGCTTTGATCATGTTCTGTTAAGAataacacaagcatgaattatATCTGCAAACTTTAATACCGGATCTAGCCATTAATAAGAAATAGCAGTACAATACTGTAGACTGTACggactttaaattatttaattataaagtctgtgatgagattatctcTGTAAATTTGATAGGATACCTTATTTAAATTATCCCTTTCTCGAATCAGCTcttctttggcttttttctcAACTTCAACTTGCTTTTGGGAAGATTCAAGATCTGTAAAGAGAATAAAGAGACACTTTATTGATGGTCAAAGATGTGATCGTTCTATACTAACCAAGAAAAAAGTTGCAACTAGCCAACCAACACATGAAAATAAGAATTTAAAACAAGGTCACTGAATGAATGCAGTACTTACCAcgatgtgtttttttctcagcaatttaaattaaaaaaggctAAATTTTGGCATCCAGAGAAGATGAAGTGATGAAGGCAGAGTATAGCTAGATAATGGTCAGACAAAAAGCTAAATGGCATACTTAGCTACTTTTGTGCTAATATACAGTAGTATTGAAAGCTATCATGTACAACAAGTTTTAATGCATTCTCTTAATATGCTTTACTCAGACTTTAAGAAATCAAGATGATGTGGAGGGTTAGTCCAAACCTTTCTCAAGACCAGTAATTTGAGCTTTTAGTGTCTCCCTTTGAACTTCCACATCAGCCTTTTGATCCTCCAGCTGGTGGAGCTTCTTCTGGATAGCTTCtctcagctttatttgtttggCAACCTCCTGACGCATCTGACTCACTTCTTCTTCTCTCATCTAGTGAGACATGTTACAcagataaagaataaaataaagaaggaaaGCAGTTTTGAGAACAGAGACAGGACATCTGTTAATAGTCATCAACATGTCTTGATTACAGTGCAAGTAAAGTGTGAAAACAGTGCCTCCTAGTGGTTTTAGAAGGCATGATTACATTATCTATCATTAGTTATCCTCAGCTATAATAAATCTGAATATACAGTAGATTTAAACTGCTTAAATTTATGAGGTAGAGGTGTTTCTCCTTTTCTCAGGAGTGTGTTTGAGTGAACTATTGTTTACCTTCAGCTCATTTGCTATCTGCTGATTTTCCAGAGAGAGATGTTCTTTGGCTGATGACAGCTGCTCACACTCCTGCTGCAGCTTGGCGTTCTTCACCTGCATCTGCTCCAACTCCTTGGTAGATCGCTCATGAAGGATCTGCCACAGTCAGGGAAGGATGGAGGTGCAGATTAACACTTACAGtacactttgttttaaaaacaaatccataaATAGTGTTCCTAATGATGGTAAAGCATAAATAAGAATACTTTGTGCTTGGATCATCACAGTTTCGTGATCTACTACATGGTTTTGCTGAAGCTATATTGTTTTTTGGCTTAATATATTCTCTTACTGGCTTGTTCGGGATTAAACTGAcatatatttacttattaataGAAGGAACCTTCCAAAAGTCATTCTAAAGGTCAAGTTTGACagataagaaaatataaaagaaaaacaaataaataaaatgtttaacaaaacTTTATGAAACAACAAAAGGTTTACGATTCAGAGTCCAGAAATGGTTGCagagaaaaaacactaaaattgACCAAAGGCTTTCTATGTTATATTTCAGATGACAGGAACAGAGTCCTGTAGATGGAAGAATCAAAGTTTTAAGAACTCTGGTTCAAAGCATAATGTTTAGTCTGCTGTCAGATAGATAAAAGCATGATTCCTCAGTGGACAACCCCACTGTGAAGCAGGAGGAAGAATCAGGGATGGCTTCTGGGTGTTTTGCACTGATCCTGAACAAACACAGCTGCACCTTGCAGTGTCATATGATGCAAAATCTGcttcaagaagaaaaagaaggaaggcCTGCGACAAGTCACAGCACCACCTCAGTCACCCAACCTGACGTCTACAAAACCTGTCTGGGATGAGCCCGACTGAACGGATCAAACTGAGGCAgccaacaaacacaacagctcTGGGAATGTCTTCAAACTGTGAGGGGAGAGATTTCATCAGGGCCCTGTGAAAAACTGGCAGCTAGGACAGTCAGAGTCTGCAGTGCTGTGATCCAAGTCAAAGGAAGCTATTCCGAGGAACCAAAGCTCTAATATCTGTAACACAGACCATTAGGGTGACTTGAAATGTTCAGAAAATCATcttcatgcatttgtttttcgTAGATGTGACTATCGTACTTTTAACAGGTCTCTCAAATAAATCATTAAGACAGCTAAAACGAGTCCAGAATGCTGCCGCTGCTGCAAACATTTCACTCCAGTTCTCAGATCTTTTCAATGGCTTCCTTTGAGGCGAAgaattgtattaaaaatgtTGATGCTGGTGTACAAGGCAGCgactggttctggtccaaaatATATATCTGATATGCTGATGCCATATGAGCCACAGAGACTTACCTTGTCTTTGCATTTCAAAATATTGTAGGTAAAAAATTTCTTTAAAGCAAAACTATGGTGcaaaacttaaaaatgtataCAGTTTGTATGAATGAACAGTGATAGTTttgataaaaatatgaaaactgtGGCCATGTAAGGCAAGACAGCTCTGTGGAGTCTTCAACTTTCTGTGATAAATTTTAGACCTGACTAAACACGTTAACAATAAAAGCGATTATTCTTTCACTTGGAAATGTGgcatctttctttttcataaataaactcAATAGAAAATATCTGGTTTGTAAACGGAAATGACTCTGTGTTAAGTGTTAATATAATggccaaacaaaacacaagacagAACTTATAACTTATAACCAACCCTGAACTTATAGACAGAACAATATGTGGAAAGCAACTCATGTCTGTGCAATCTAAGCAACTTTTCACTTTGACCAACCCTGTGGTGAAGCCAAATAAGTAAGATAATATAAATGACATCAGCTGATGTTATAGACAGTTCATCACAATGATAACCCATTGCTTACTTTCAGCTCTTTTAgctgctgctccagcttctgctgctcctctctgGCTTTCTGGCTCTGCAGATTCAGAGCTTTAATATCAGCCATCTTGGTCTCCATGTCAATGTGCAGCTGTTTAACCTGCTTGTCCAGCTTTTCCTTCAGCCTTATCTCTCGGGAAATCTCATTCTGTTGCACCTGAAGCTCCTGCTGAAGCTGGAATTAGATAAGCAGAGAAATGGTCACTGATCAAATCACAACTAATAGGctaaatacagaaataacaTCCAAAAAAGATAATAATCAGCATTAAAAGGTCCTTGGTGTGACATTTATGGTTGTAGACAAGTCAAAATGTTACATGACAGATATTCCTTTGTTCCTTCATAGTCTTATAAGACAGTTAAGGGTCAGTCAAGTCACtgatattatttatgtttacacCATCCACTTAAAGATATCACATCTTTATATCTTCTTTAgataaaaagttttctgttgCTGAGACTTTGCTTCGCATGTACCTGAGAAATATTTTGTGCTGCGTTCTCTCTTTGGGCTTCTATCTCCTGTTGAGTTGCAGTTGCCTTCTTTAGATTTTCTCTCAGACCCTCCACAGTTGTTTCCAGCTGATTCCTCTCCTCTGTCAACTCATCAATCATTTTAAGTAAATctctaagaaaataaaagacataTCATTTGGCCCCATCCACTTAATTCACAGTgctaaaacaacagaaaaggaGGACATGGAGGGAGAAATCACCTTCGCTCTTGGTCTGTGGAGAAGCCCATTTGTTGTTCACTTATTTTTGTGAGTCTGGAAATCTCTTCTTTCAAATTCCTGATGGTCTCTTTGTCCGTCTTATCTTTATCATGAGCAGCATCAACCATCTTCCAAGCTTTATCCAGCtcctaaaaatgtaataaataacatCTCAGTTGTAGTTTGAGGAGTATAAATGGTAAAACATCCTCTTATAACAAACCCTTGTGCTAAATTGGTCTGAACACGAATGTCAGGAGTTTTGGTTTACAGCGTGGCTTTAATAACATATTGTAACTATCATGTTTGAAACACTCCAGAATTAGAGCCACTgtgaaacaactaaataaaaagactgTTCTGGTATTGCACCCTCTTCAGTGAAGTTATTGTTGTCTCATCTTCTTGGGACAGTTTCAGGGCAGCTGCTACTTTAGTTGAGGTCGACACAATTTCTGCATTCAACTCCCTGCATTTAGCCATCAGCCTCTTTTCATTTCCTCGTGACGTTTTCAGCGCGTGGATGAGCTTCTCGTACTCCACCCGGATCTTGTCCATACTTTTGTCCCCAACAAGCTCGCTGAGAACCATCTGGAACTCCTCCAAGGACTCAAAAGAGTCCTCTTCTGTTAATTCCTTCTCCTAGAAGTACAGAGGAGGCACGAATTGGAAGTCAAAATGTGTCTTACAACAAGTTAAACAGATTAGATCTGGCTGCTGTCTTTATCAAAACACTGTGCCATTACATTAAATAGGAATCAAATGCGTCCAAGCAAGACTTCTTAACAAATAATTTTGGAAAGTAAAATATAAGACAGCTAAAATTACTTTTTCTTAGACAAACTAAAAGACTTTCTACTTGCAGGTCAACACATAGTTGctaaaatatttgttaataCAGTAATAATAGCATGCTAAAAGTTGGCTTTCAATTGTACGTTTATCATATTTACGACATCTACATTTTAAATTGAGTTCTTTAAAAACGTTTTGTAAAGTCTTTAAAAGCCAAACTCACCTCCATAATACGAACTTATAAAGTCCCCAGATAATTTCGTCTAAATGCAAAATATAATACAAGAAGCGTAGCATTAGCGTCTTTTATCAGGCACTGTTGACGCTGGTTTCCTAGCAACCGCTGATCTCGCGAGAGAAAGGGTGGCTGAGCGAACGAGAAACAAACACCTAATCGGAGAAAGGGAAAGACCATTGCAGAAATATCT
The sequence above is a segment of the Melanotaenia boesemani isolate fMelBoe1 chromosome 15, fMelBoe1.pri, whole genome shotgun sequence genome. Coding sequences within it:
- the cfap58 gene encoding cilia- and flagella-associated protein 58 translates to MEEKELTEEDSFESLEEFQMVLSELVGDKSMDKIRVEYEKLIHALKTSRGNEKRLMAKCRELNAEIVSTSTKVAAALKLSQEDETTITSLKRELDKAWKMVDAAHDKDKTDKETIRNLKEEISRLTKISEQQMGFSTDQERRDLLKMIDELTEERNQLETTVEGLRENLKKATATQQEIEAQRENAAQNISQLQQELQVQQNEISREIRLKEKLDKQVKQLHIDMETKMADIKALNLQSQKAREEQQKLEQQLKELKILHERSTKELEQMQVKNAKLQQECEQLSSAKEHLSLENQQIANELKMREEEVSQMRQEVAKQIKLREAIQKKLHQLEDQKADVEVQRETLKAQITGLEKDLESSQKQVEVEKKAKEELIRERDNLNKNMIKAVQSTEKQQNLVKLLEQDKKTLEHEISGYRQEAQKQRKIIQQLEKERDRYINETSSLMQKVQQKVNDVEVRETEIFDWRKKVTEAESKFKQQENLLESVVSERNLYSKNLIEAQEEIAEMKRKIKTMNNQVTRLRDEISGKEQALAKDQQEHKRLEKDNEALKVELQSIKLQLEETKQRVESQRAEQQKLQKIIVNTESEQTQLKKQLEQVIRERDSLGKQLLHRNDERTLLYEKIRIQESILSKGDFHYNQRLEDIHLLKLEIRRLRRKKSILNKSLPNTEELRQELFHLQKQLLRERTRNSVLEEQLKPINIHRWRRLEGSDPSKYQLIQKIQALQKRLIAKTQELEEQELVLQEKEKLYVELKHVLAQRPGPEAAEQLQQCQWTIRDRTKKLKALVAELRMLDSKMNEYKSENQRLANELTNIKKKYLSQKKLQSEQKTKTKMEQLEPLPQLDSKPHFTGGGFRMDNPVRQ